In Gallus gallus isolate bGalGal1 chromosome 8, bGalGal1.mat.broiler.GRCg7b, whole genome shotgun sequence, one DNA window encodes the following:
- the LMO4 gene encoding LIM domain transcription factor LMO4 isoform X1 has protein sequence MHQKSIYIKAMVNPGGSAQPPPVTAGSLSWKRCAGCGGKIADRFLLYAMDSYWHSRCLKCSCCQAQLGDIGTSCYTKSGMILCRNDYIRLFGNSGACSACGQSIPASELVMRAQGNVYHLKCFTCSTCRNRLVPGDRFHYINGSLFCEHDRPTALINGHLNSLQSNPLLPDQKVC, from the exons ATGCATCAGAAATCAATTTACATAAAG GCCATGGTGAACCCCGGCGGCAGCGCGCAGCCGCCCCCGGTGACGGCGGGCTCCCTCTCGTGGAAGAGGTGCGCCGGCTGCGGGGGGAAGATCGCCGACCGCTTCCTGCTCTACGCCATGGACAGCTACTGGCACAGCCGCTGCCTCAAGTGCTCCTGCTGCCAGGCCCAGCTGGGGGACATCGGCACGTCCTGCTACACCAAGAGCGGCATGATCCTCTGCAGAAACGACTATATCAG GTTATTTGGAAATAGTGGTGCTTGCAGTGCCTGCGGACAGTCCATTCCTGCTAGTGAGCTGGTCATGAGGGCACAGGGCAATGTCTATCATCTGAAG tgtTTTACATGCTCTACCTGCCGGAATCGCCTGGTCCCGGGAGATCGGTTTCACTACATCAATGGCAGTTTATTTTGTGAACATGATAGACCTACAGCTCTCATCAATGGCCATTTGAATTCACTTCAGAGTAACCCACTACTGCCAGACCAGAAG gTCTGCTAA
- the LMO4 gene encoding LIM domain transcription factor LMO4, producing MVNPGGSAQPPPVTAGSLSWKRCAGCGGKIADRFLLYAMDSYWHSRCLKCSCCQAQLGDIGTSCYTKSGMILCRNDYIRLFGNSGACSACGQSIPASELVMRAQGNVYHLKCFTCSTCRNRLVPGDRFHYINGSLFCEHDRPTALINGHLNSLQSNPLLPDQKVC from the exons ATGGTGAACCCCGGCGGCAGCGCGCAGCCGCCCCCGGTGACGGCGGGCTCCCTCTCGTGGAAGAGGTGCGCCGGCTGCGGGGGGAAGATCGCCGACCGCTTCCTGCTCTACGCCATGGACAGCTACTGGCACAGCCGCTGCCTCAAGTGCTCCTGCTGCCAGGCCCAGCTGGGGGACATCGGCACGTCCTGCTACACCAAGAGCGGCATGATCCTCTGCAGAAACGACTATATCAG GTTATTTGGAAATAGTGGTGCTTGCAGTGCCTGCGGACAGTCCATTCCTGCTAGTGAGCTGGTCATGAGGGCACAGGGCAATGTCTATCATCTGAAG tgtTTTACATGCTCTACCTGCCGGAATCGCCTGGTCCCGGGAGATCGGTTTCACTACATCAATGGCAGTTTATTTTGTGAACATGATAGACCTACAGCTCTCATCAATGGCCATTTGAATTCACTTCAGAGTAACCCACTACTGCCAGACCAGAAG gTCTGCTAA